The following are encoded together in the Pelosinus sp. IPA-1 genome:
- a CDS encoding TrkA C-terminal domain-containing protein, translating into MPSAFPMYHSIALDIAQRIVNNEFPVGSRISGRTLLASHYNVSSETIRKAIALLKDANIVSVSQGKEVVVLSIEGAYPFITHHKSMQSVYSLKQELEALLTQKLVIDKRLQEIFSEIVGYSDRLKNLNPYNPIEIKVPFDSHLVGRSVADIKFWQSTGATIVAIRRDRKIDISPGPNAIIEPDDRLIIVGKSNILQKATQFVEKNKKIT; encoded by the coding sequence ATGCCGTCTGCTTTCCCCATGTATCACTCGATAGCCCTTGATATAGCGCAAAGAATTGTCAATAACGAATTTCCCGTAGGATCAAGAATTTCTGGTCGGACCTTACTGGCTAGTCACTATAATGTGTCATCTGAGACAATACGAAAGGCTATTGCTTTACTAAAGGATGCAAATATTGTTTCCGTTTCACAAGGGAAAGAAGTTGTCGTACTATCCATTGAGGGAGCCTATCCTTTCATTACACATCACAAAAGTATGCAATCCGTTTACTCTCTAAAACAAGAATTAGAAGCATTACTAACGCAGAAGTTGGTAATTGATAAAAGGTTGCAAGAAATCTTTAGTGAAATTGTTGGCTATTCTGATCGATTGAAGAATCTAAATCCTTATAATCCAATCGAGATAAAAGTTCCCTTTGATTCTCATTTAGTGGGAAGATCCGTTGCGGATATAAAATTTTGGCAAAGTACTGGCGCAACGATTGTGGCAATTCGGCGTGACCGAAAAATTGACATATCCCCTGGCCCAAATGCCATTATTGAACCAGATGATCGCCTGATCATTGTAGGAAAAAGTAATATACTGCAGAAGGCGACGCAGTTCGTCGAGAAAAATAAAAAAATCACATGA
- the dapB gene encoding 4-hydroxy-tetrahydrodipicolinate reductase translates to MKIALVGLGRTGKIVAEYLLQQGVLSMVLCRPNSINAHKDIGELLDLKDTGIIVETSDHLESKLFQCQPDILIDFSCTSFLAEHIHIIEKCGVSVITAVTGYEAIELEKLKNVAQRGNIGIVVAPNITYGVNVLLAMTEIMAELMSDYDFDIYEEHHKYKKDSPSGTAKKIADKIQETLVLNEKIPIHAIRAGGIVGKHKVIVSGEFDQIEVSHQSYSRKAFAQGAYKVALFLFGKTGFYEMSDVFEQEKDKRRHILAAHKIKEDIRLNLA, encoded by the coding sequence GTGAAGATTGCATTAGTAGGATTGGGTAGAACGGGAAAAATAGTGGCCGAATATCTACTTCAGCAAGGCGTACTCAGCATGGTACTATGTAGGCCAAATAGTATTAATGCGCATAAAGACATTGGCGAACTACTAGATTTAAAAGATACAGGAATTATCGTAGAAACAAGTGACCATTTGGAAAGTAAATTATTTCAGTGCCAGCCAGATATCCTAATTGATTTCTCCTGTACTAGTTTTTTGGCAGAACATATTCATATCATAGAAAAGTGCGGCGTGAGTGTAATTACAGCGGTAACAGGTTATGAAGCAATCGAGCTTGAGAAACTCAAGAATGTAGCCCAAAGAGGTAATATCGGCATTGTTGTCGCCCCCAACATTACCTATGGAGTAAATGTACTACTTGCAATGACGGAAATTATGGCGGAATTAATGAGTGATTATGATTTCGATATTTATGAAGAACACCACAAATACAAAAAAGATAGTCCGTCAGGGACTGCTAAGAAGATCGCAGATAAAATCCAAGAAACCTTAGTTCTTAATGAAAAAATTCCAATACACGCTATCCGAGCAGGTGGCATTGTCGGCAAGCATAAGGTTATTGTTTCTGGAGAATTTGACCAAATCGAAGTATCTCACCAATCTTACTCTAGAAAAGCATTTGCCCAAGGTGCTTATAAAGTAGCTTTGTTCCTTTTCGGTAAAACAGGATTTTATGAAATGAGCGATGTTTTTGAGCAGGAAAAAGACAAAAGAAGGCACATCTTGGCCGCTCATAAAATCAAAGAAGATATTAGGTTAAACTTAGCGTAA
- a CDS encoding alpha/beta fold hydrolase, with product MYEDITLKIYKRKIHRQMVLILSIVLVFVINVAGLFAGAVFYNEFCVLNTRTSLERFNPLKAKLENGIKTKKWQQVTIPSSFGYDLKGTYIPNAVPSDKTIILVHGIAANRLMGLWYSNIYLDAGYNILIYDSRAHGESGGNSVTWGFYEKFDLDEWVRFVAHMHPNGTIGVHGISMGGATALMHAELNEFSKQVAFYVVDSAYSDLENLLTKQISSIVDSHNFLWVKILLKYSSAVAYMQSHFRYGEVSPIRSIQTVTTPILYLHGEADALVPVNMTRQLYATTKGYREIHTFPNVGHAMAIFDRRSEYQQIVTTFIENATKQ from the coding sequence ATGTATGAAGATATCACATTAAAAATATATAAGCGTAAAATTCATCGTCAAATGGTCTTGATCCTTAGCATTGTACTGGTTTTTGTCATCAATGTTGCCGGTTTATTTGCCGGTGCTGTCTTTTACAATGAATTTTGTGTCTTAAATACTCGTACTAGCTTAGAGCGTTTTAATCCATTAAAAGCAAAACTTGAGAATGGAATCAAAACAAAAAAGTGGCAACAAGTTACCATTCCCTCTTCTTTCGGTTATGATTTAAAAGGAACGTATATCCCTAATGCCGTTCCCTCCGATAAGACGATAATACTTGTACACGGCATTGCTGCCAATCGTTTAATGGGCTTATGGTATAGCAATATTTATTTAGATGCGGGTTATAACATCCTCATTTATGATTCACGGGCTCATGGAGAAAGTGGCGGTAACTCTGTAACTTGGGGGTTTTATGAAAAATTTGATCTTGATGAATGGGTACGTTTTGTAGCCCACATGCACCCGAATGGCACTATTGGTGTACATGGAATATCCATGGGGGGAGCAACTGCTCTCATGCATGCTGAACTCAATGAATTTTCAAAGCAAGTAGCCTTCTATGTTGTTGATAGCGCCTATAGCGACTTAGAAAATTTATTAACAAAGCAAATTAGCTCCATCGTAGATTCTCACAACTTCCTTTGGGTTAAAATCCTATTAAAGTACTCTAGCGCAGTCGCGTACATGCAATCCCATTTTCGTTATGGTGAAGTGTCGCCAATTCGCTCTATACAAACAGTAACTACACCCATCTTATATTTGCACGGGGAAGCAGATGCCCTCGTACCTGTTAACATGACACGTCAGCTCTATGCTACCACAAAAGGTTATCGTGAAATTCATACCTTTCCCAATGTAGGACACGCTATGGCTATTTTTGACCGCCGCTCGGAATACCAACAAATCGTAACTACCTTTATTGAAAACGCTACAAAGCAATAA